A single Dunckerocampus dactyliophorus isolate RoL2022-P2 chromosome 2, RoL_Ddac_1.1, whole genome shotgun sequence DNA region contains:
- the ndc1 gene encoding nucleoporin NDC1 isoform X6, giving the protein MTSASTIFSFVLLCAVTVMVGFLIFEYYTVVPTIACSKIALLAQLLHPRHVVNSLVHCVMGIIVAWCSAVTIGGRYEMLGYPCAHNEGPPQVCLNEYHLVLCLAGAFVGFSHSLFGVIHNINYVSFHAVQQYKYLRFKGSLPLVVKCSATQALYSVRNYIIVYFFLGYLPREWICKTFNLRRDSSAHRLDTIAGLLDLSLLYHLWISATFLLFSWYITLLLFRIFVTEGYRFPVQSSFTEDVHQCLPKVLSDPQPAILKFLALQDLALLSQHSPPRRCEMFSLSQPGGHPHNWNAISRECLSLLTDLTQRLVAYHDSVATNGRAKSLSTGSERKSSSETSTGTLCSFLTSGLDDLMSPQPTTFLSKTPASVFARSVGTVVQSPLTAPFTPPNLDSPFTSPSLRRLTAPVDQGSPWHGAVQSPHVMRRAPKLWSTSTCEGRNGSQFNSSLELSPGPLLKQDTSKPSLLAQFLHNRKEQVKSFLSKRVLIAYLFNKLPEASSEALFADSQAHIWALEGLSYLVQASFSEDHFGVVQTVLPSILTCMLLLQEAVDRHFKLPHASTKPVRTTSGMGDSAYKTLRFALRAALKTAIYRITTTFGDHLNAVHMSAEHRKRLQHFLYYKE; this is encoded by the exons ATGACGAGTGCAAGCACCATTTTTTCCTTCGTCTTGCTGTGTGCCGTCACGGTCATGGTTGGATTCCTGATCTTTGAGTATTATACAG TCGTCCCAACCATCGCCTGCTCCAAAATTGCCCTTTTGGCTCAGCTGCTTCATCCTCGCCACGTTGTCAACTCCCTCGTCCACTGCGTTATGGGAATCATTGTGGCCTGGTGTTCCGCCGTCACCATTGGGGGCAGATACGAGATGCTGGGATATCCGTGTGCCCACAACGAGGG TCCCCCTCAGGTGTGTCTGAACGAGTACCATCTTGTCCTTTGCCTGGCGGGAGCCTTTGTTGGCTTTTCTCACAGCCTCTTTGGTGTAATCCACAACATCAACTATGTCTCTTTCCATGCTGTTCAG CAATACAAGTACCTTCGCTTTAAGGGGTCCCTGCCACTTGTGGTGAAGTGCAGTGCCACTCAAGCACTCTACTCCGTTAGAAACTACATTATAGTATATTTCTTTTTGG GTTATCTTCCAAGAGAGTGGATCTGTAAAACATTTAATCTCCGCAGGGACAG CTCCGCCCATCGTCTGGACACTATCGCTGGACTGCTGGACTTGTCCTTGCTCTACCACCTGTGGATCAGCGCCACCTTCCTGCTCTTCAGCTGGTACATCACTCTGCTGCTCTTCCGGATCTTTGTCACtgag GGGTACAGATTTCCAGTGCAGTCGTCTTTCACTGAGGATGTGCACCAATGTCTTCCCAAGGTTCTGAGTGACCCCCAGCCGGCTATTTTAAAG TTCCTCGCCCTGCAGGACTTGGCTCTGCTCTCTCAGCACTCTCCTCCACGTCGTTGTGAGATGTTCAGCCTGAGTCAGCCAG GTGGTCATCCTCACAACTGGAACGCCATTAGCAGGGAGTGTCTGTCACTGCTGACTGATCTGACGCAGCGACTGGTGGCGTATCACGACAGCGTGGCGACCAATGGCAGGGCCAAGTCGCTGTCCACGGGGAGCGAAAGGAAGTCCTCGTCCGAGACGTCCACGGGTACCCTCTGTTCATTTT TAACGTCAGGCCTGGATGACCTGATGAGTCCACAacccaccaccttcctgtccaAGACGCCGGCATCTGTCTTTGCCCGCTCCGTCGGCACCGTGGTGCAGAGCCCCCTGACTGCCCCTTTCACTCCTCCCAACCTGGACAGCCCCTTCACCTCTCCCAGCCTGCGTCGTCTCACCGCTCCCGTGGATCAGGGCTCGCCGTGGCACGGCGCCGTGCAGAGCCCCCATGTCATGAGGAGGGCCCCCAAGCTCTGGTCCACCTCCACATGTGAGGGTAGAAATG GTTCACAGTTCAACAGCAGCCTGGAATTGTCGCCTGGCCCCCTTCTCAAGCAGGACACCTCTAAACCCAGCCTTCTGGCCCAGTTCCTCCACAACCGAAAAGAGCAG GTTAAAAGCTTCCTGTCAAAGCGGGTGCTCATAGCGTACCTTTTCAACAAG CTTCCAGAGGCGTCCAGTGAAGCGCTCTTTGCAGACAGCCAGGCCCACATTTGGGCTTTAGAAG GACTGTCCTACCTGGTCCAAGCTTCGTTCTCAGAGGACCACTTTGGAGTGGTCCAGACGGTGTTACCCAGCATCCTCACATGTATGCTGCTGCTGCAAGAG GCAGTTGACCGTCACTTCAAGTTGCCTCACGCCTCCACCAAACCTGTGAGGACCACCAGCGGCATGGGAGACTCGGCCTACAAGACGCTGCGCTTCGCTCTCAGGGCTGCGCTAAAGACGGCCATATACCGAATAACCACCACCTTTGGAGATCACTTGAA CGCTGTTCACATGTCGGCAGAGCACCGCAAGAGGCTGCAGCACTTTCTCTACTACAAAGAATAA